A region of Methyloversatilis discipulorum DNA encodes the following proteins:
- a CDS encoding IS481 family transposase — protein sequence MNTHKNARLTYLRRLEMVLDMLERGLSASDAAKRSGVSSVTARKWLGRYLAEGPAGLADKSSRPARSPRSIAPEVALTIIELRRKLFLQSRIASYTGVSKATVSRVLRRAGLSRFSDLAPTESIQRYERQTPGELLHIDIKKLGRFTAVGHRITADYRKRTRGVGWEHLFVAIDDHSRIAFTDMHPDERKDSAVSFLRNAVAYYATLGVTVQRVLTDNGPAFHSFAFAQACNELGIKHKFTRAYRPQTNGKAERFIQSALREWAYGHSYPNSDLRKAALPLWNHFYNWHRPHHGIACNVPMSRLSNSQNNLLTLHS from the coding sequence ATGAACACCCACAAGAATGCCCGATTGACCTACCTTCGTCGCCTAGAAATGGTGTTGGACATGCTTGAGCGAGGTCTGTCGGCCTCTGATGCGGCGAAGCGTAGCGGCGTCAGCAGTGTCACTGCCCGCAAATGGCTGGGGCGCTACCTGGCCGAAGGTCCGGCTGGACTTGCAGACAAGTCGTCCCGTCCCGCCCGTTCTCCCCGAAGCATTGCCCCAGAAGTCGCGCTGACCATCATCGAGCTGCGCCGCAAACTCTTTCTTCAATCCCGGATCGCCTCCTACACCGGCGTATCCAAAGCAACGGTCAGCCGGGTGCTCCGACGAGCCGGCCTCTCAAGGTTCAGCGATCTGGCCCCGACTGAGTCCATACAGCGCTACGAGCGCCAGACGCCCGGCGAACTGCTCCACATCGACATCAAGAAGTTGGGCCGCTTCACCGCTGTGGGTCATCGAATCACGGCCGATTATCGCAAGCGCACCCGCGGCGTAGGCTGGGAACACTTGTTTGTGGCCATTGACGACCATTCGCGCATTGCTTTCACCGACATGCACCCCGATGAGCGCAAAGACAGCGCCGTGAGCTTCCTGCGAAATGCCGTCGCCTATTACGCAACGCTCGGTGTCACCGTACAGCGCGTGCTCACCGACAACGGACCCGCCTTCCACTCGTTCGCCTTCGCTCAGGCCTGCAACGAGCTGGGGATCAAACACAAGTTCACACGAGCCTATCGGCCACAGACCAATGGCAAGGCCGAGCGCTTCATCCAGTCAGCTCTGCGCGAGTGGGCCTACGGCCATTCCTATCCCAACTCCGACCTGCGCAAAGCCGCTTTGCCTCTCTGGAACCACTTCTACAACTGGCACCGACCTCATCACGGCATCGCTTGCAACGTCCCTATGTCCCGTCTCTCAAATTCGCAGAACAACCTCTTGACTCTTCACAGCTAG
- a CDS encoding MarC family protein gives MSDSFLSASILLLLLFDPFGNAPVMTVLLKDVPKERRQRVVLRECFFAWLALLAFMWAGESVMRVLQLSQTSLGIAGGVLLFLIALRMIFPQPAGVFGEWSGGEPFVVPLAIPLIAGPSAMAMVMLLVSREPERFWTWTGAMSAAMAVTACVLLAAGPLIRRLGERGTSALERLMGLLLCAVAVEMLLTGIRSFAGSL, from the coding sequence TTGTCCGACAGCTTCCTCTCCGCCAGCATCCTGCTCCTGCTGCTGTTCGATCCGTTCGGCAACGCACCGGTCATGACCGTGCTGCTGAAGGACGTGCCGAAGGAGCGGCGTCAGCGTGTCGTGCTGAGGGAGTGCTTTTTCGCCTGGCTGGCGCTGCTCGCCTTCATGTGGGCCGGCGAATCGGTGATGCGGGTACTTCAGCTGTCGCAGACCTCGCTCGGCATCGCTGGCGGCGTACTGCTGTTCCTGATCGCGCTGCGCATGATCTTCCCGCAGCCGGCAGGCGTATTCGGCGAGTGGTCGGGCGGCGAGCCCTTCGTCGTGCCGCTGGCGATTCCGCTGATCGCCGGGCCCTCGGCCATGGCCATGGTGATGCTGCTGGTGTCGCGCGAACCGGAACGGTTCTGGACCTGGACGGGCGCGATGAGTGCGGCGATGGCGGTCACCGCCTGCGTGCTGCTGGCGGCCGGACCGCTGATCCGTCGTCTTGGCGAGCGCGGAACGTCGGCGCTGGAGCGCCTGATGGGTCTGCTGCTGTGCGCGGTCGCCGTCGAAATGCTGCTGACCGGCATCCGCAGCTTCGCCGGGTCACTCTGA
- a CDS encoding FecR family protein: MAKPFTPARLALAIALAFPLHAMADTAARVEFTSGDVRALAADGSSRVLARGAQVGSGDTVDTGSGRAQMRFTDGSLVSLQPQTQFRIDQYAFAGKPTEDRGFFSLIKGGLRTITGLVGKGNRSNYKLTTSVATIGIRGTEFSVVYGNSINVTTGDGAVDVCNGGGCLTVSDGQSAYVADQSTPPVITEVKTDLPPPPPSNSGNLTPPQGDDTFLVSENRSEGGGLDVLDGYAGGLQSGDGYYVYGQYVDQYGGYGGDVMLDSATASFEGNALVSASNSNGDIQASSVAEAHQDGIIGWGRWTSGSCSGEFDCAGDTLLDVHYIAGRPTPDLAALGGASGTYSLSGYTTPTTTGGASGGAVSGSMTADFSAYTLSVGMNVTVSATTFGLTGSGSINSGTAAFSGSFSNCSGCSFSPPSGSFHGFFAGAGAERAGMVYTFDSGIGGINKVSGAAVFTQTSLGLGN, translated from the coding sequence ATGGCGAAACCCTTCACTCCCGCACGCCTTGCGCTCGCCATCGCACTGGCCTTTCCGCTGCATGCGATGGCCGATACGGCGGCGCGCGTCGAATTCACATCGGGCGACGTGCGCGCGCTGGCAGCCGACGGCAGCAGTCGCGTGCTCGCACGCGGCGCCCAGGTGGGTAGCGGCGACACCGTGGACACCGGCAGCGGTCGCGCCCAGATGCGTTTCACCGACGGCTCGCTGGTGTCGCTGCAGCCGCAGACGCAGTTCCGCATCGACCAGTACGCGTTTGCCGGCAAGCCGACCGAAGACCGTGGCTTCTTCAGCCTGATCAAGGGCGGCCTGCGCACCATCACCGGTCTGGTCGGCAAGGGCAACCGCAGCAACTACAAGCTCACCACCTCGGTCGCTACCATCGGCATCCGCGGCACCGAGTTCTCCGTCGTCTACGGCAACAGCATCAACGTGACGACCGGCGATGGCGCGGTCGATGTCTGCAATGGAGGCGGCTGCCTCACGGTGTCCGATGGGCAGAGCGCCTATGTCGCTGACCAGAGCACGCCGCCTGTCATTACCGAAGTGAAGACCGACCTGCCGCCGCCGCCGCCGTCGAACAGCGGCAACCTGACGCCGCCGCAGGGAGACGACACCTTCCTGGTGTCCGAGAACCGCAGCGAAGGCGGCGGGCTGGACGTGCTGGACGGCTATGCTGGCGGCCTGCAGTCCGGTGACGGCTATTACGTCTATGGCCAGTACGTCGACCAGTACGGTGGCTATGGCGGCGACGTCATGCTGGATTCGGCGACTGCCTCCTTCGAGGGCAATGCGCTGGTGTCGGCGTCGAATTCGAACGGTGACATTCAGGCCTCATCGGTCGCCGAAGCGCATCAGGACGGCATCATCGGCTGGGGACGCTGGACCAGCGGATCGTGTTCCGGCGAGTTCGACTGCGCCGGCGACACACTGCTCGACGTGCATTACATCGCCGGCCGACCGACGCCGGATCTGGCAGCGCTGGGCGGTGCGAGCGGCACCTACTCGCTCAGCGGCTACACCACGCCGACCACGACAGGCGGTGCGAGCGGCGGCGCGGTCAGCGGCTCGATGACTGCTGACTTCTCGGCCTACACGCTCAGTGTCGGCATGAATGTCACGGTCAGTGCCACCACCTTCGGACTGACCGGGTCGGGCAGCATCAACAGCGGCACCGCGGCCTTCTCGGGTTCGTTCTCGAACTGCAGCGGGTGCTCGTTCAGCCCGCCCAGCGGCAGTTTCCACGGCTTCTTTGCCGGTGCAGGGGCCGAGCGCGCCGGCATGGTCTACACCTTCGACAGCGGCATTGGCGGCATCAACAAGGTCAGCGGCGCGGCGGTGTTTACGCAGACCTCGCTCGGCCTGGGCAACTGA
- a CDS encoding tetratricopeptide repeat protein: protein MRAQKRTHPLLFALLLGASVATHAQSLTEQAAAHIEAGRYAAAYQLLSPQESERAGDPQFDLLLGISALETGRHTLAVFALERVLAVQPDNARARAEIGRAYLALGESVGARRELETVRNQNVPPEVARAIDRLLSAIDRAPDTGKPSYSGFIEAAVGRDTNVNSATSQNAVAVPGLGAFLLDPASQSRDAWFGALSGGVNARVPLNREWAFLAGATGAARFNGGESRFDTTALDGNAGVSWSRGANRITAALQLGMFEVDDDKLRDYTGGSLQWQHTHDARNQTTVFAQQSRLRYEGTNDVRDVNRNIYGVGHALVLPNDRTMLFGSFYLGAETGRNDLPSGVNIAANDVIGFRVGAQHTLDERWMLFGALAHEAREYKNVDPIFARVRDDNLTSLSLGASYAFAKQWLLTPSVSLVRNDSSINLNEYRRGVAQLAVRRTF from the coding sequence ATGCGCGCACAAAAAAGAACACATCCGCTGCTGTTTGCACTGCTGCTGGGCGCGTCGGTCGCCACGCATGCTCAATCCTTGACCGAACAGGCGGCCGCGCACATCGAGGCCGGGCGCTACGCGGCGGCCTACCAGCTGCTGTCTCCGCAGGAGTCGGAGCGGGCGGGTGATCCGCAGTTCGATCTGTTGCTGGGCATCTCGGCGCTTGAAACGGGGCGGCATACGCTCGCCGTGTTCGCGCTCGAACGCGTGCTCGCCGTGCAGCCGGACAACGCGCGTGCCCGTGCCGAAATCGGCCGCGCCTACCTGGCGCTCGGCGAATCGGTCGGCGCCCGGCGTGAGCTGGAAACGGTGCGCAATCAGAACGTGCCGCCGGAGGTCGCCCGTGCCATCGATCGCCTGCTCTCTGCCATCGACCGCGCCCCCGATACAGGCAAACCGTCCTATTCCGGCTTCATCGAAGCGGCGGTCGGGCGTGATACCAACGTGAACAGCGCGACCTCGCAGAACGCGGTCGCGGTGCCGGGTCTGGGCGCCTTCCTGCTCGACCCCGCCAGCCAGAGCCGCGATGCGTGGTTCGGCGCGCTGTCCGGCGGTGTCAATGCGCGCGTGCCGCTGAATCGCGAATGGGCCTTCCTCGCCGGCGCCACCGGCGCCGCGCGCTTCAACGGCGGCGAGTCACGTTTCGACACCACGGCGCTGGACGGTAACGCCGGTGTGTCGTGGTCGCGTGGTGCGAACCGGATCACCGCCGCGCTGCAGCTCGGCATGTTCGAGGTCGATGACGACAAGTTGCGTGACTACACCGGCGGCTCGCTGCAGTGGCAGCACACGCACGACGCGCGCAACCAGACCACCGTGTTCGCCCAGCAAAGCCGTCTGCGTTACGAAGGCACGAACGACGTGCGCGACGTCAATCGCAACATCTATGGCGTTGGTCACGCGCTGGTGCTGCCGAACGATCGCACAATGCTGTTCGGCAGTTTCTACCTCGGCGCCGAAACCGGGCGCAACGACCTGCCCTCCGGCGTGAACATCGCTGCCAACGACGTGATCGGTTTTCGCGTCGGTGCTCAGCACACGCTGGACGAGCGCTGGATGCTGTTCGGTGCGCTGGCGCACGAAGCGCGCGAGTACAAGAATGTCGACCCGATCTTCGCCCGGGTACGTGACGACAACCTGACCTCGCTGTCGCTGGGCGCGAGTTACGCCTTTGCCAAGCAGTGGCTGCTTACGCCGTCGGTGTCTCTGGTGCGCAACGACTCCAGCATCAACCTCAACGAATACCGTCGCGGCGTCGCCCAGCTCGCCGTGCGCCGCACGTTCTAG
- a CDS encoding chalcone isomerase family protein: protein MNLRALCFVSMLMLSPVVTAIEVEGTRFDPTTRLSDSTLQLNGAGVRTRFIIKAYTVALYLGAPADSLDAAMGAAGPKRIEIVPLMSFSATQFTEPLVKGMKKNLPPAEFEAMQPRIRAFVDDLMAVQEVKKGSRIGLEWLPGRGTRAVIDGKEVSKTVEGDDFYRALLAIWIGPKPTQDDLKQQLLGARQAQ, encoded by the coding sequence ATGAATCTGCGCGCATTGTGTTTCGTGTCGATGTTGATGCTCTCCCCGGTCGTCACGGCCATCGAAGTCGAAGGCACGCGTTTCGATCCGACGACGCGACTGTCTGATTCGACGCTTCAGCTGAATGGCGCCGGCGTGCGCACGCGCTTCATCATCAAGGCCTATACCGTCGCGCTCTACCTCGGCGCACCGGCCGACAGCCTGGACGCGGCAATGGGCGCAGCAGGCCCGAAGCGCATCGAGATCGTGCCGCTGATGAGCTTTTCCGCAACGCAATTCACCGAACCGCTGGTCAAGGGCATGAAGAAAAACCTGCCGCCAGCGGAATTCGAAGCGATGCAGCCGCGCATCCGCGCTTTCGTCGACGATCTGATGGCGGTGCAGGAGGTGAAGAAGGGCAGCCGCATCGGCCTCGAATGGCTGCCCGGTCGGGGCACCCGTGCCGTGATCGACGGCAAGGAGGTCAGCAAGACCGTCGAGGGCGACGATTTCTACCGCGCACTGCTCGCCATCTGGATAGGCCCGAAGCCGACCCAGGACGACCTGAAGCAGCAGTTGCTCGGCGCCAGACAGGCGCAATGA
- a CDS encoding methylated-DNA--[protein]-cysteine S-methyltransferase: MMKDADATDWDAVVAAPGFALGIRTADDALTLIEFLPPQSPQPARTPLAAEAARQIDAYLRDARHRFDLPLAPGGSAHQNAVWAVMQQIAVGDTLTYGEVARRIGSAPRAVGAACGANPLPVVIPCHRIVGAGGALGGFAHATQGFLPGIKRWLLAHETATREFRLSANAPALSSRRPDARPS, translated from the coding sequence ATGATGAAGGATGCCGACGCAACCGACTGGGACGCGGTGGTCGCGGCGCCCGGCTTCGCGCTGGGTATCCGCACCGCGGACGATGCGCTCACGCTGATCGAGTTCCTGCCGCCGCAGTCGCCGCAACCGGCGCGCACGCCCCTCGCTGCTGAAGCCGCACGCCAGATCGACGCCTACCTGCGCGATGCCCGGCATCGCTTCGATCTGCCGCTGGCTCCCGGCGGCAGCGCACATCAGAACGCGGTGTGGGCGGTGATGCAGCAGATCGCGGTCGGCGACACACTGACCTATGGCGAGGTGGCGCGACGGATCGGTTCCGCGCCGCGCGCCGTCGGCGCGGCCTGCGGCGCAAATCCGCTGCCAGTCGTGATTCCCTGTCACCGCATCGTCGGCGCGGGTGGCGCACTCGGCGGCTTCGCGCACGCAACGCAGGGCTTTCTGCCCGGCATCAAGCGCTGGCTGCTCGCACACGAGACCGCGACGCGCGAATTCAGGCTGTCGGCGAACGCCCCCGCTCTATCGTCACGCCGACCTGACGCACGTCCTTCATGA
- the folB gene encoding dihydroneopterin aldolase, with protein sequence MDCIFIEGMKVTASVGIYARERAHTQQLEISMTFGVPDAAAQNDDINDTIDYAEVVNRIRAELAQRHFNLLETLGEFVINMMLNDFRASWVRISIAKTGIMKDVRQVGVTIERGRSPTA encoded by the coding sequence ATGGACTGTATTTTCATCGAAGGCATGAAGGTGACCGCATCGGTCGGCATCTACGCGCGCGAGCGTGCGCACACGCAGCAGCTGGAGATCAGCATGACCTTCGGCGTGCCCGACGCCGCGGCCCAGAACGACGACATCAACGACACGATCGACTACGCCGAAGTGGTCAATCGCATCCGCGCCGAACTGGCGCAGCGCCACTTCAATCTGCTCGAAACGCTGGGCGAGTTCGTCATCAACATGATGCTGAACGACTTCCGCGCGTCATGGGTCAGGATTTCGATCGCCAAGACCGGCATCATGAAGGACGTGCGTCAGGTCGGCGTGACGATAGAGCGGGGGCGTTCGCCGACAGCCTGA
- the plsY gene encoding glycerol-3-phosphate 1-O-acyltransferase PlsY, whose protein sequence is MNSAFSIAIAIALGYALGCIPFAVVSSRLFGLADPRTYGSGNPGATNVLRSGNKKAALLTLIGDALKGCIAVWLVRALGMGDSAALLAGVAAFVGHVFPVTLGFRGGKGVATAAGVMLAAEPMVGLIALGIWLAVALITRYSSLAALVAACSAPISGLLYTQSAIVCGALAAMSGLLIWRHADNIRRLMNGTESRIGGKKAQNAG, encoded by the coding sequence GTGAATTCAGCTTTCAGCATCGCCATCGCGATCGCCCTCGGTTACGCACTCGGCTGCATCCCCTTCGCCGTTGTCAGCAGCAGGTTGTTTGGCCTGGCCGATCCGCGCACCTACGGCTCAGGCAATCCCGGCGCCACCAACGTGCTGCGCTCCGGCAACAAGAAGGCCGCGCTGCTGACGCTGATCGGCGACGCGCTGAAGGGCTGCATCGCGGTATGGCTGGTGCGCGCGCTGGGCATGGGCGACAGTGCCGCACTGCTGGCGGGCGTGGCAGCCTTCGTCGGACACGTCTTCCCGGTCACGCTGGGTTTTCGTGGCGGCAAGGGTGTGGCGACCGCAGCTGGCGTGATGCTGGCTGCCGAGCCGATGGTGGGCCTGATTGCATTGGGCATCTGGCTGGCGGTTGCGCTGATCACCCGCTATTCGTCGCTGGCGGCGCTCGTGGCGGCCTGCAGCGCGCCGATCAGCGGGCTGCTATACACGCAATCCGCCATCGTCTGCGGCGCGCTGGCTGCGATGTCGGGACTGCTGATCTGGCGTCATGCAGACAACATCCGCCGGCTGATGAATGGCACCGAAAGCCGCATCGGCGGCAAGAAGGCCCAGAACGCGGGCTGA
- the tsaD gene encoding tRNA (adenosine(37)-N6)-threonylcarbamoyltransferase complex transferase subunit TsaD encodes MWILGIESSCDETGLALYHDQRGLVAHAVHSQIDLHQAYGGVVPELASRDHVRRIVPLYRQVLAEAGIAAGDIDAIAYTAGPGLAGALLVGAAFAESLAFSLGKPAIPIHHLEGHLLSPLLSADPPTYPFVALLVSGGHTQLMRVSAVGDYEMLGETLDDAAGEAFDKTAKLLGLPYPGGPHLAALAQQGTPGRLKLPRPMLGSGDLDFSFSGLKTAVLNAVNKGLDETGRADLAAEFQEAVVDVLVAKSLAALRHTRLNQLVVAGGVGANRRLRARLDVELAQRKGRVFYPELALCTDNGAMIAFAGAQRLAAGVAASSSQHAIAVRPRWPLDTL; translated from the coding sequence ATGTGGATACTTGGCATCGAATCGTCGTGTGACGAAACAGGGCTGGCGTTGTACCACGACCAGCGGGGCCTGGTCGCGCACGCCGTGCACTCGCAGATCGATCTGCACCAGGCGTACGGCGGCGTGGTGCCGGAACTGGCGTCGCGCGATCACGTGCGGCGCATCGTGCCGCTGTATCGCCAGGTGCTGGCCGAAGCCGGCATTGCCGCCGGCGATATCGACGCCATCGCCTACACGGCGGGGCCGGGGTTGGCCGGCGCGCTGCTGGTCGGTGCGGCGTTTGCCGAATCGCTTGCCTTCTCGCTCGGCAAGCCAGCCATCCCCATTCATCACCTGGAAGGGCATCTGCTGTCACCGCTGCTGTCCGCCGACCCGCCGACCTATCCTTTCGTCGCCTTGCTGGTGTCCGGCGGCCACACGCAGCTGATGCGCGTGTCGGCGGTCGGCGATTACGAAATGCTCGGCGAGACGCTGGACGACGCGGCCGGCGAGGCCTTCGACAAGACGGCCAAGCTGCTCGGACTGCCCTATCCGGGCGGACCGCACCTGGCGGCGCTGGCGCAGCAGGGCACGCCGGGACGTCTGAAGCTGCCGCGGCCCATGCTCGGCAGCGGCGATCTCGATTTCAGCTTCTCCGGGCTGAAAACGGCCGTACTGAACGCGGTGAACAAGGGCCTGGACGAGACCGGACGCGCCGATCTGGCGGCCGAGTTCCAGGAAGCGGTGGTCGATGTGCTGGTCGCGAAGTCGCTGGCTGCGCTGCGGCATACCCGGCTGAATCAGCTGGTGGTCGCCGGTGGGGTCGGTGCCAACCGGCGTCTGCGCGCGCGGCTCGACGTCGAACTGGCGCAGCGCAAGGGGCGCGTGTTCTATCCGGAACTGGCCCTGTGCACCGACAACGGCGCGATGATCGCCTTCGCCGGCGCGCAGCGGCTGGCTGCGGGCGTGGCAGCGTCGTCGTCGCAACACGCCATCGCGGTGCGGCCGCGCTGGCCGCTCGACACGCTCTGA
- the rpsU gene encoding 30S ribosomal protein S21 translates to MPGIRVKENEPFEVAIRRFKRTIEKAGTLTELRSREFYEKPTAERKRKLAAAVKRHHKRLRSQTLPPKLY, encoded by the coding sequence ATGCCGGGTATTCGCGTCAAGGAAAACGAGCCGTTTGAAGTTGCGATCCGCCGCTTCAAGCGCACCATCGAAAAGGCTGGCACGCTGACCGAACTGCGTTCGCGCGAGTTCTACGAAAAGCCGACGGCTGAGCGCAAGCGCAAGCTGGCTGCCGCGGTGAAGCGGCACCACAAGCGGCTGCGCAGCCAGACCCTGCCGCCGAAGCTGTACTGA
- a CDS encoding GatB/YqeY domain-containing protein, with amino-acid sequence MSLKEQISEDMKTAMRAKDSARLGTIRLLLAAIKQKEVDERITLDDTQVTAVIDKMLKQRRDSISQYESAGRQDLADAEKFELEVLTAYMPQQMSADEVRAVIAEVIAAVGAAGPADMGKVMGPLKAKLAGRTDMAQASALVKAALSGNAG; translated from the coding sequence ATGAGCCTGAAGGAACAGATCAGCGAAGACATGAAGACCGCGATGCGCGCTAAAGACAGCGCGCGTCTGGGCACCATCCGCCTGCTGCTGGCCGCGATCAAGCAGAAGGAAGTGGACGAGCGCATCACGCTCGACGACACCCAGGTCACGGCGGTGATCGACAAGATGCTGAAGCAGCGTCGCGATTCGATCAGCCAGTACGAAAGCGCCGGCCGCCAGGATCTGGCGGACGCCGAGAAGTTCGAACTCGAAGTGCTGACCGCCTACATGCCGCAGCAGATGAGCGCGGACGAAGTACGTGCCGTCATCGCCGAGGTGATCGCAGCGGTGGGTGCCGCCGGCCCTGCCGACATGGGCAAGGTGATGGGTCCGCTGAAGGCGAAGTTGGCCGGTCGCACCGACATGGCGCAGGCGTCCGCACTGGTGAAGGCCGCGCTGAGCGGCAACGCCGGCTGA